The Syngnathoides biaculeatus isolate LvHL_M chromosome 6, ASM1980259v1, whole genome shotgun sequence genome has a window encoding:
- the caprin1b gene encoding caprin-1b isoform X1, with protein sequence MPSAMKPNGTAQPASPDVGSAPTVVASSAPGRTSEVLKQVLEIIDKKAHNMEKKARNIEKKKSKLDDYQIRKGKGECLNHDQLEALSRYQDVISNLEFAREMQKTFIALSQDIQKAVKKSSRREQLQREEAEQRRLKTVLELQFLLDRLGDETVRQDLKQGLGGSMLITDVELEAFDELYKLVGPDRDQKIRVVDQYEEMTAHLWDLLEGKDKAVVGTTYKALKEKLENLLLSGYFDQVPTHQNGVCKEEEEGNGGEEEVEVEVPAATSTTETAAESSEPEEQPVSAEADVIEECIEPIAVETKEFVNRQFIPGGTYSSSELEQGDEWTTETEVIAVMQQKQQPVQQAPPPPITMETLPLRVVAPAALTDPMVRKQVVQDLMAQMQGTYNFMQDSMLEFDGQPIDPAIVSAQPMKPGQSLELPQIMCSPVHPNQRLSQPNTVPVQTEAAHVPIVSAKPPPMYQTSHTPDSRPTETIDPIQTSMSLPSEQPPPSTSLPPASQTPVYQPVPKAPHSSGINVNAAPFQSMQTVFNVNAPVPPASETEALAQPAQYQNSFNQAFSNQPQHPVEPAEIQPEQLQPVVGAFHSQEQSGGHQQPSPQGPGFNRQPQSFYNSRGMSRGGPRNARGMINGYRGSSNGFRGGYDGYRPPFANTPNSGYGQTQFNTPRDYSNGNYQRDGYQQNYKRGPGQGPRGASRGSTQAMRS encoded by the exons ATGCCCTCTGCAATGAAACCCAATGGGACAGCACAGCCTGCCAGCCCAGATGTGGGATCCGCTCCAACTGTAGTGGCTAGCAGTGCGCCCGGCAGGACATCTGAAGTCCTGAAGCAAGTGCTCGAAATCATTGATAAGAAAGCACATAACATGGAAAAGAAGGCACGCAACATAGAGAAGAAAAAG AGCAAACTGGATGATTACCAAATCCGAAAGGGTAAAGGCGAGTGTCTTAACCATGACCAACTG GAGGCCCTAAGCAGATACCAGGATGTCATTAGTAACTTGGAATTTGCCCGAGAAATGCAAAAGACATTCATTGCTCTTAGTCAAGAT ATCCAGAAGGCGGTGAAGAAGTCTTCCCGACGAGAGCAGCTACAGCGTGAGGAGGCCGAGCAGAGGAGGCTGAAGACTGTTCTGGAGCTGCAGTTCCTCCTGGATCGGCTGGGAGATGAGACTGTGCGGCAGGACCTGAAGCAGGGACTTGGGGGCTCAATGCTGATCACAGATGTGGAACTGGAGGCCTTTGATGAGTTGTACAAGTTGGTGGGGCCAGACCGTGACCAAAAAATCAG GGTGGTTGACCAGTATGAGGAGATGACTGCGCACCTCTGGGACCTCCTTGAAGGCAAGGACAAGGCTGTGGTTGGCACAACAT ACAAGGCATTGAAGGAGAAGTTGGAGAACCTTCTTCTGAGCGGTTACTTTGACCAGGTTCCAACTCACCAAAATGGAGTGTgtaaggaggaggaagagggcaACGGGGGTGAGGAGGAAGTGGAAGTGGAAGTGCCCGCAGCAACCTCAACAACAGAAACAGCGGCTGAATCGTCAGAACCTGAAGAGCAGCCTGTTTCTGCTG AAGCTGACGTTATTGAAGAGTGCATAGAGCCCATTGCAGTGGAAACAAAAGAG TTTGTAAACAGACAGTTCATTCCAGGTGGCACATACAGCAGCAGTGAACTGGAGCAAGGGGATGAGTGGACCACGGAAACTGAG GTGATCGCTGTCATGCAGCAGAAGCAGCAGCCCGTGCAGCAGGCGCCCCCTCCACCCATTACCATGGAGACCCTCCCGTTGAGGGTGGTGGCTCCTGCGGCGCTAACTGACCCCATGGTCAGGAAGCAGGTGGTGCAGGACCTAATGGCACAGATGCAGGGGACCTACAACTTCATGCAG GACTCCATGCTGGAGTTTGACGGACAACCCATCGACCCCGCCATTGTATCGGCCCAGCCCATGAAGCCCGGTCAGTCCTTGGAGCTGCCACAAATTATGTGTTCTCCAG TTCATCCCAACCAGCGGCTATCACAACCCAACACCGTTCCTGTCCAAACTGAGGCCGCACAC GTACCCATCGTCTCCGCAAAACCGCCACCCATGTATCAGACCTCGCATACGCCAGATTCCCGACCAACAGAAACTATTGACCCCATCCAG ACGTCCATGTCCTTGCCGTCAGAGCAGCCTCCACCCTCGACGTCTCTCCCCCCAGCCTCACAGACACCAGTCTACCAGCCCGTTCCCAAAGCTCCACACAGCAGCGGCATCAATGTCAACGCAGCACCATTCCAGTCAATGCAAACA GTGTTCAACGTCAATGCACCTGTGCCCCCTGCGAGTGAGACAGAGGCTTTGGCCCAGCCCGCCCAGTACCAGAACAGCTTCAACCAGGCCTTCAGCAACCAGCCTCAACATCCTGTAGAACCAGCTGAGATCCAGCCAGAACAGCTGCAACCTG TAGTTGGTGCCTTCCATTCCCAAGAGCAGTCTGGAGGCCATCAGCAGCCTTCGCCGCAAGGCCCGGGCTTTAATAGGCAGCCTCAGTCCTTCTACAACAGCAGAGGGATGTCACGCGGTGGACCCCGCAACGCCAGAGGCATGATCAATGGCTACAGAGGCTCATCCAATGGGTTCAGAG GTGGCTACGACGGGTATCGCCCTCCTTTTGCCAACACTCCCAACTCTGGTTATGGACAGACTCAGTTCAACACACCACGGGATTACTCTAATGGGAACTATCAGAGG GATGGTTACCAACAGAACTACAAGCGTGGACCTGGCCAGGGACCCCGAGGCGCTTCGAGAGGCAGCACTCAAGCAATGAGATCCTGA
- the caprin1b gene encoding caprin-1b isoform X2 produces the protein MPSAMKPNGTAQPASPDVGSAPTVVASSAPGRTSEVLKQVLEIIDKKAHNMEKKARNIEKKKSKLDDYQIRKGKGECLNHDQLEALSRYQDVISNLEFAREMQKTFIALSQDIQKAVKKSSRREQLQREEAEQRRLKTVLELQFLLDRLGDETVRQDLKQGLGGSMLITDVELEAFDELYKLVGPDRDQKIRVVDQYEEMTAHLWDLLEGKDKAVVGTTYKALKEKLENLLLSGYFDQVPTHQNGVCKEEEEGNGGEEEVEVEVPAATSTTETAAESSEPEEQPVSAEADVIEECIEPIAVETKEFVNRQFIPGGTYSSSELEQGDEWTTETEVIAVMQQKQQPVQQAPPPPITMETLPLRVVAPAALTDPMVRKQVVQDLMAQMQGTYNFMQDSMLEFDGQPIDPAIVSAQPMKPGQSLELPQIMCSPVHPNQRLSQPNTVPVQTEAAHVPIVSAKPPPMYQTSHTPDSRPTETIDPIQTSMSLPSEQPPPSTSLPPASQTPVYQPVPKAPHSSGINVNAAPFQSMQTVFNVNAPVPPASETEALAQPAQYQNSFNQAFSNQPQHPVEPAEIQPEQLQPVGAFHSQEQSGGHQQPSPQGPGFNRQPQSFYNSRGMSRGGPRNARGMINGYRGSSNGFRGGYDGYRPPFANTPNSGYGQTQFNTPRDYSNGNYQRDGYQQNYKRGPGQGPRGASRGSTQAMRS, from the exons ATGCCCTCTGCAATGAAACCCAATGGGACAGCACAGCCTGCCAGCCCAGATGTGGGATCCGCTCCAACTGTAGTGGCTAGCAGTGCGCCCGGCAGGACATCTGAAGTCCTGAAGCAAGTGCTCGAAATCATTGATAAGAAAGCACATAACATGGAAAAGAAGGCACGCAACATAGAGAAGAAAAAG AGCAAACTGGATGATTACCAAATCCGAAAGGGTAAAGGCGAGTGTCTTAACCATGACCAACTG GAGGCCCTAAGCAGATACCAGGATGTCATTAGTAACTTGGAATTTGCCCGAGAAATGCAAAAGACATTCATTGCTCTTAGTCAAGAT ATCCAGAAGGCGGTGAAGAAGTCTTCCCGACGAGAGCAGCTACAGCGTGAGGAGGCCGAGCAGAGGAGGCTGAAGACTGTTCTGGAGCTGCAGTTCCTCCTGGATCGGCTGGGAGATGAGACTGTGCGGCAGGACCTGAAGCAGGGACTTGGGGGCTCAATGCTGATCACAGATGTGGAACTGGAGGCCTTTGATGAGTTGTACAAGTTGGTGGGGCCAGACCGTGACCAAAAAATCAG GGTGGTTGACCAGTATGAGGAGATGACTGCGCACCTCTGGGACCTCCTTGAAGGCAAGGACAAGGCTGTGGTTGGCACAACAT ACAAGGCATTGAAGGAGAAGTTGGAGAACCTTCTTCTGAGCGGTTACTTTGACCAGGTTCCAACTCACCAAAATGGAGTGTgtaaggaggaggaagagggcaACGGGGGTGAGGAGGAAGTGGAAGTGGAAGTGCCCGCAGCAACCTCAACAACAGAAACAGCGGCTGAATCGTCAGAACCTGAAGAGCAGCCTGTTTCTGCTG AAGCTGACGTTATTGAAGAGTGCATAGAGCCCATTGCAGTGGAAACAAAAGAG TTTGTAAACAGACAGTTCATTCCAGGTGGCACATACAGCAGCAGTGAACTGGAGCAAGGGGATGAGTGGACCACGGAAACTGAG GTGATCGCTGTCATGCAGCAGAAGCAGCAGCCCGTGCAGCAGGCGCCCCCTCCACCCATTACCATGGAGACCCTCCCGTTGAGGGTGGTGGCTCCTGCGGCGCTAACTGACCCCATGGTCAGGAAGCAGGTGGTGCAGGACCTAATGGCACAGATGCAGGGGACCTACAACTTCATGCAG GACTCCATGCTGGAGTTTGACGGACAACCCATCGACCCCGCCATTGTATCGGCCCAGCCCATGAAGCCCGGTCAGTCCTTGGAGCTGCCACAAATTATGTGTTCTCCAG TTCATCCCAACCAGCGGCTATCACAACCCAACACCGTTCCTGTCCAAACTGAGGCCGCACAC GTACCCATCGTCTCCGCAAAACCGCCACCCATGTATCAGACCTCGCATACGCCAGATTCCCGACCAACAGAAACTATTGACCCCATCCAG ACGTCCATGTCCTTGCCGTCAGAGCAGCCTCCACCCTCGACGTCTCTCCCCCCAGCCTCACAGACACCAGTCTACCAGCCCGTTCCCAAAGCTCCACACAGCAGCGGCATCAATGTCAACGCAGCACCATTCCAGTCAATGCAAACA GTGTTCAACGTCAATGCACCTGTGCCCCCTGCGAGTGAGACAGAGGCTTTGGCCCAGCCCGCCCAGTACCAGAACAGCTTCAACCAGGCCTTCAGCAACCAGCCTCAACATCCTGTAGAACCAGCTGAGATCCAGCCAGAACAGCTGCAACCTG TTGGTGCCTTCCATTCCCAAGAGCAGTCTGGAGGCCATCAGCAGCCTTCGCCGCAAGGCCCGGGCTTTAATAGGCAGCCTCAGTCCTTCTACAACAGCAGAGGGATGTCACGCGGTGGACCCCGCAACGCCAGAGGCATGATCAATGGCTACAGAGGCTCATCCAATGGGTTCAGAG GTGGCTACGACGGGTATCGCCCTCCTTTTGCCAACACTCCCAACTCTGGTTATGGACAGACTCAGTTCAACACACCACGGGATTACTCTAATGGGAACTATCAGAGG GATGGTTACCAACAGAACTACAAGCGTGGACCTGGCCAGGGACCCCGAGGCGCTTCGAGAGGCAGCACTCAAGCAATGAGATCCTGA
- the lmo2 gene encoding rhombotin-2 translates to MSSTIERKTLEANEEPVDEVLQMPPSLLTCGGCQQSIGDRFFLKAIEQYWHEDCLSCDLCGCRLGEVGRRLYYKLGRKLCRRDYLRLFGQDGLCASCEKRIRAFEMTMRVRDKVYHLECFKCAACQKHFCVGDRYLLINSDIVCEQDIFEWTKLNNNSMV, encoded by the exons ATGTCGTCCACCATCGAGAGGAAAACGCTGGAAGCCAACGA GGAACCCGTGGATGAGGTCCTGCAGATGCCTCCGTCTCTGCTGACGTGTGGCGGCTGCCAGCAGAGCATCGGCGACCGCTTTTTCCTGAAGGCCATCGAGCAATACTGGCACGAGGACTGCCTCAGCTGCGACCTGTGCGGCTGTCGCCTCGGGGAGGTCGGCCGCCGCCTCTACTATAAGCTGGGAAGGAAATTGTGTCGCAGAGACTACTTAAG GCTTTTCGGTCAGGACGGCCTCTGCGCATCCTGTGAGAAGCGGATCCGAGCATTCGAGATGACCATGCGCGTGAGGGACAAAGTCTATCACCTGGAATGCTTCAAGTGCGCCGCTTGCCAGAAGCACTTCTGCGTCGGCGACCGCTACCTGCTCATCAACTCCGACATTGTTTGCGAGCAAGACATCTTTGAGTGGACCAAGCTCAACAATAACAGTATGGTGTAG
- the caprin1b gene encoding caprin-1b isoform X3, giving the protein MPSAMKPNGTAQPASPDVGSAPTVVASSAPGRTSEVLKQVLEIIDKKAHNMEKKARNIEKKKSKLDDYQIRKGKGECLNHDQLEALSRYQDVISNLEFAREMQKTFIALSQDIQKAVKKSSRREQLQREEAEQRRLKTVLELQFLLDRLGDETVRQDLKQGLGGSMLITDVELEAFDELYKLVGPDRDQKIRVVDQYEEMTAHLWDLLEGKDKAVVGTTYKALKEKLENLLLSGYFDQVPTHQNGVCKEEEEGNGGEEEVEVEVPAATSTTETAAESSEPEEQPVSAADVIEECIEPIAVETKEFVNRQFIPGGTYSSSELEQGDEWTTETEVIAVMQQKQQPVQQAPPPPITMETLPLRVVAPAALTDPMVRKQVVQDLMAQMQGTYNFMQDSMLEFDGQPIDPAIVSAQPMKPGQSLELPQIMCSPVHPNQRLSQPNTVPVQTEAAHVPIVSAKPPPMYQTSHTPDSRPTETIDPIQTSMSLPSEQPPPSTSLPPASQTPVYQPVPKAPHSSGINVNAAPFQSMQTVFNVNAPVPPASETEALAQPAQYQNSFNQAFSNQPQHPVEPAEIQPEQLQPVVGAFHSQEQSGGHQQPSPQGPGFNRQPQSFYNSRGMSRGGPRNARGMINGYRGSSNGFRGGYDGYRPPFANTPNSGYGQTQFNTPRDYSNGNYQRDGYQQNYKRGPGQGPRGASRGSTQAMRS; this is encoded by the exons ATGCCCTCTGCAATGAAACCCAATGGGACAGCACAGCCTGCCAGCCCAGATGTGGGATCCGCTCCAACTGTAGTGGCTAGCAGTGCGCCCGGCAGGACATCTGAAGTCCTGAAGCAAGTGCTCGAAATCATTGATAAGAAAGCACATAACATGGAAAAGAAGGCACGCAACATAGAGAAGAAAAAG AGCAAACTGGATGATTACCAAATCCGAAAGGGTAAAGGCGAGTGTCTTAACCATGACCAACTG GAGGCCCTAAGCAGATACCAGGATGTCATTAGTAACTTGGAATTTGCCCGAGAAATGCAAAAGACATTCATTGCTCTTAGTCAAGAT ATCCAGAAGGCGGTGAAGAAGTCTTCCCGACGAGAGCAGCTACAGCGTGAGGAGGCCGAGCAGAGGAGGCTGAAGACTGTTCTGGAGCTGCAGTTCCTCCTGGATCGGCTGGGAGATGAGACTGTGCGGCAGGACCTGAAGCAGGGACTTGGGGGCTCAATGCTGATCACAGATGTGGAACTGGAGGCCTTTGATGAGTTGTACAAGTTGGTGGGGCCAGACCGTGACCAAAAAATCAG GGTGGTTGACCAGTATGAGGAGATGACTGCGCACCTCTGGGACCTCCTTGAAGGCAAGGACAAGGCTGTGGTTGGCACAACAT ACAAGGCATTGAAGGAGAAGTTGGAGAACCTTCTTCTGAGCGGTTACTTTGACCAGGTTCCAACTCACCAAAATGGAGTGTgtaaggaggaggaagagggcaACGGGGGTGAGGAGGAAGTGGAAGTGGAAGTGCCCGCAGCAACCTCAACAACAGAAACAGCGGCTGAATCGTCAGAACCTGAAGAGCAGCCTGTTTCTGCTG CTGACGTTATTGAAGAGTGCATAGAGCCCATTGCAGTGGAAACAAAAGAG TTTGTAAACAGACAGTTCATTCCAGGTGGCACATACAGCAGCAGTGAACTGGAGCAAGGGGATGAGTGGACCACGGAAACTGAG GTGATCGCTGTCATGCAGCAGAAGCAGCAGCCCGTGCAGCAGGCGCCCCCTCCACCCATTACCATGGAGACCCTCCCGTTGAGGGTGGTGGCTCCTGCGGCGCTAACTGACCCCATGGTCAGGAAGCAGGTGGTGCAGGACCTAATGGCACAGATGCAGGGGACCTACAACTTCATGCAG GACTCCATGCTGGAGTTTGACGGACAACCCATCGACCCCGCCATTGTATCGGCCCAGCCCATGAAGCCCGGTCAGTCCTTGGAGCTGCCACAAATTATGTGTTCTCCAG TTCATCCCAACCAGCGGCTATCACAACCCAACACCGTTCCTGTCCAAACTGAGGCCGCACAC GTACCCATCGTCTCCGCAAAACCGCCACCCATGTATCAGACCTCGCATACGCCAGATTCCCGACCAACAGAAACTATTGACCCCATCCAG ACGTCCATGTCCTTGCCGTCAGAGCAGCCTCCACCCTCGACGTCTCTCCCCCCAGCCTCACAGACACCAGTCTACCAGCCCGTTCCCAAAGCTCCACACAGCAGCGGCATCAATGTCAACGCAGCACCATTCCAGTCAATGCAAACA GTGTTCAACGTCAATGCACCTGTGCCCCCTGCGAGTGAGACAGAGGCTTTGGCCCAGCCCGCCCAGTACCAGAACAGCTTCAACCAGGCCTTCAGCAACCAGCCTCAACATCCTGTAGAACCAGCTGAGATCCAGCCAGAACAGCTGCAACCTG TAGTTGGTGCCTTCCATTCCCAAGAGCAGTCTGGAGGCCATCAGCAGCCTTCGCCGCAAGGCCCGGGCTTTAATAGGCAGCCTCAGTCCTTCTACAACAGCAGAGGGATGTCACGCGGTGGACCCCGCAACGCCAGAGGCATGATCAATGGCTACAGAGGCTCATCCAATGGGTTCAGAG GTGGCTACGACGGGTATCGCCCTCCTTTTGCCAACACTCCCAACTCTGGTTATGGACAGACTCAGTTCAACACACCACGGGATTACTCTAATGGGAACTATCAGAGG GATGGTTACCAACAGAACTACAAGCGTGGACCTGGCCAGGGACCCCGAGGCGCTTCGAGAGGCAGCACTCAAGCAATGAGATCCTGA